The Catenuloplanes niger genome includes a window with the following:
- the uxaC gene encoding glucuronate isomerase: MSDLLLPAEPTQRGIARELYALAAEQPIISPHGHVDPGLIADDAPFPDPARLIIVPDHYVTRMLLSQGIPPAELGVPTRDGTPSEQDGRTIWRRFAEHWHLFRGTPSRLWLERTFETVFGVTERLSPATADAIYDEISARLATPEFRPRALFERFNIEVLATTESPLDDLARHARLADDGWGGPGGRVITTFRPDNVVDMEFEDWAGNVARLGEITGEDTGTYRGYLNALRARRLDFVAAGATSTDHGHLTARTLLLTPAEAEALYTRGLSGTATAEDAEAFRAHMLIEMARMSIEDGLVMQLHPGAFRNHNRWLYDRHGRDVGGDVPHAVEFVHGLKPLLDAHGNDPRLRLVLFTLDEDTFTRELAPLAGGYAALFLGAPWWFLDSPEVMRRFREAVTETAGFYNTAGFVDDTRAFCSIPVRHDVARRIDAGFLARLVAEHRLPLDEAAETIVDLAYRLPKKIFKIGEKL, from the coding sequence GTGTCCGACCTCCTCCTACCCGCCGAGCCCACGCAGCGCGGCATCGCCCGTGAGCTGTACGCGCTGGCGGCCGAACAGCCGATCATCTCGCCGCACGGCCACGTGGACCCCGGTCTGATCGCGGACGACGCGCCGTTCCCGGACCCGGCGCGGCTGATCATCGTGCCCGACCACTACGTCACCCGGATGCTGCTCAGCCAGGGCATTCCCCCGGCGGAGCTGGGCGTCCCCACGCGCGACGGCACACCCTCCGAGCAGGACGGCCGGACGATCTGGCGGCGCTTCGCCGAGCACTGGCACCTGTTCCGCGGCACGCCGTCGCGGCTGTGGCTGGAGCGGACGTTCGAGACCGTGTTCGGCGTGACCGAGCGGCTGAGCCCGGCGACCGCGGACGCGATCTACGACGAGATCTCCGCGAGACTGGCCACGCCCGAGTTCCGGCCGCGGGCGCTGTTCGAGCGGTTCAACATCGAGGTGCTGGCCACCACGGAGTCGCCGCTGGACGACCTGGCCCGGCACGCGCGGCTGGCCGACGACGGCTGGGGCGGTCCCGGCGGCCGGGTGATCACCACGTTCCGGCCGGACAACGTGGTGGACATGGAGTTCGAGGACTGGGCGGGCAACGTCGCGCGGCTCGGCGAGATCACCGGCGAGGACACCGGCACGTACCGCGGCTATCTGAACGCGCTTCGCGCGCGGCGCCTGGACTTCGTCGCGGCCGGGGCGACCAGCACCGACCACGGGCACCTGACCGCGCGCACGCTGCTGCTCACGCCGGCCGAGGCCGAGGCGCTCTACACGCGCGGGCTGTCCGGCACGGCGACGGCCGAGGACGCGGAGGCGTTCCGCGCGCACATGCTGATCGAGATGGCCCGGATGTCCATCGAGGACGGCCTGGTGATGCAGCTGCACCCGGGCGCGTTCCGCAACCACAACCGGTGGCTCTACGACCGGCACGGCCGGGACGTGGGCGGCGACGTCCCGCACGCGGTCGAGTTCGTGCACGGCCTGAAGCCGCTGCTGGACGCGCACGGCAACGACCCACGGCTGCGGCTGGTGCTGTTCACGCTGGACGAGGACACGTTCACCCGGGAGCTGGCGCCGCTGGCCGGTGGCTACGCCGCGCTGTTCCTCGGCGCGCCCTGGTGGTTCCTGGACTCGCCGGAGGTGATGCGCCGGTTCCGCGAGGCGGTCACCGAGACCGCGGGCTTCTACAACACGGCCGGGTTCGTGGACGACACCCGCGCGTTCTGCTCGATCCCGGTGCGGCACGACGTGGCCCGCCGGATCGACGCCGGGTTCCTGGCCCGGCTGGTCGCCGAGCACCGGCTGCCGCTCGACGAGGCGGCCGAGACGATCGTCGACCTCGCGTACCGGCTGCCCAAGAAGATCTTCAAAATCGGAGAGAAGCTGTGA
- a CDS encoding pectate lyase family protein, producing the protein MRRVAHTIALAAVAAVAAVYAAPAASAASLLTDTFEDGNSNGWSKSGGSWSVVSDGSFAYRQTGTSADARTYTGTASWTDYSVRARVKPTGFNGSGRTAGITARVQSGSAYYGLALSNAGRIELFERAGGAPIVLASAAATVSTGTWYTLTLEVTGSTLRGYLNGAPVVTATDGTLTSGRAGLATSYASASFDDFEVSTGPVVEPTGTVTPTLPPTEPPIDPGAPPIGFASVNALGQNGTTGGAGGPTVTVDTAAEFLTAIATAGPLNIRVSGVLTLPGPMHDVTSDKTIVGVGAASGLTGGGLNIGLPVSAVTSPPADAVHNVIIRNLNFTGTPDDAINVQMFTHHVWIDHNDLSDGYDGLIDIKRGSSYITVSWNHTHDHSKNMLLGHDDSNGAQDTGYLKVTYHNNWFDRTPQRNPRIRFGEPVHVFNNYFVYNTDVGVACQANAGCVIEGNYFEDVEEPVSNNYAGPGGRCVARNNVFVGESGAPDCSGTVQEPSTYYSYTVADPNGVKAAVMAGAGTGNLAF; encoded by the coding sequence ATGCGACGTGTCGCCCACACGATCGCCCTGGCCGCGGTCGCCGCGGTCGCCGCGGTCTACGCGGCACCGGCCGCCAGCGCGGCCTCGCTGCTGACCGACACCTTCGAGGACGGCAACTCCAACGGCTGGTCCAAGTCGGGAGGCTCCTGGTCGGTCGTCTCCGACGGCTCGTTCGCCTACCGCCAGACCGGGACCAGCGCGGACGCCCGCACCTACACCGGGACCGCGTCCTGGACCGACTACTCCGTCCGGGCCCGGGTGAAGCCGACCGGCTTCAACGGCAGCGGGCGTACGGCCGGCATCACCGCCCGGGTGCAGAGCGGCAGCGCCTACTACGGGCTGGCGCTGTCGAACGCGGGCCGGATCGAGCTGTTCGAACGGGCCGGTGGTGCGCCGATCGTGCTGGCGTCCGCGGCCGCGACGGTCAGCACCGGCACCTGGTACACGCTGACGCTCGAGGTCACCGGCAGCACACTGCGCGGCTACCTGAACGGCGCGCCGGTCGTCACGGCCACCGACGGCACGCTCACGTCGGGGCGGGCCGGGCTCGCCACGTCGTACGCGTCGGCCAGTTTCGACGATTTCGAGGTCTCCACCGGCCCGGTGGTGGAACCGACCGGCACCGTCACGCCCACGCTGCCGCCGACCGAGCCGCCGATCGACCCGGGTGCGCCACCGATCGGCTTCGCCTCGGTGAACGCGCTCGGCCAGAACGGCACCACCGGCGGCGCGGGCGGGCCCACGGTCACGGTGGACACCGCGGCCGAGTTCCTCACCGCGATCGCAACGGCCGGACCGCTGAACATCCGGGTCAGCGGCGTGCTCACGCTGCCCGGCCCGATGCACGACGTGACCAGCGACAAGACCATCGTGGGCGTCGGCGCGGCGTCCGGGCTCACCGGCGGCGGCCTCAACATCGGCCTGCCGGTCTCCGCCGTGACCTCGCCGCCGGCGGACGCGGTGCACAACGTGATCATCCGGAACCTGAACTTCACCGGTACGCCGGACGACGCGATCAACGTGCAGATGTTCACGCACCACGTGTGGATCGACCACAACGACCTGTCCGACGGGTACGACGGGCTGATCGACATCAAGCGCGGCTCGTCCTACATCACGGTCTCCTGGAACCACACGCACGACCACTCGAAGAACATGCTGCTCGGGCACGACGACAGCAACGGCGCGCAGGACACCGGGTACCTCAAGGTGACCTACCACAACAACTGGTTCGACCGGACGCCGCAGCGCAACCCGCGCATCCGGTTCGGCGAGCCGGTGCACGTGTTCAACAACTACTTCGTCTACAACACCGACGTCGGCGTGGCCTGTCAGGCGAACGCGGGCTGCGTGATCGAGGGCAACTACTTCGAGGACGTCGAGGAGCCGGTCAGCAACAACTACGCCGGCCCGGGCGGGCGCTGCGTGGCCCGCAACAACGTGTTCGTCGGCGAGTCCGGTGCCCCGGACTGCAGCGGCACCGTGCAGGAGCCGAGCACCTACTACAGCTACACCGTCGCCGACCCGAACGGCGTCAAGGCCGCGGTCATGGCCGGCGCGGGCACCGGAAATCTCGCTTTCTGA
- a CDS encoding enolase C-terminal domain-like protein: protein MTTILAVEVHDVRFPTSDSADGSDAINRGDYSATYVELRTDGPHVGAGFTFTNGRGNEITVAAVKALSRHVDGKTLEEIVAAPVAFWRSLSADAQLRWLGPEKGVIHMATGALVNAVWDLRAKVEGKPLWRLLAEMPTAELVASIDFHHITDAITPDEAAAILDKGRTGLDERLAEIARDGFPSYTTSVGWLGYPDEKVRALSRAAFAEGWRAVKMKVGGPIEDDVRRARIIREEVGPDTRLMMDANQVWDVDEAIENMARLAEFDPYWIEEPTHADDVLGHARIQRAVAPIRVATGEVAANRVIFKQLLQAEAIGVMQIDACRVGGVNEVLAEIVMAAKFGVPICPHAGGVGLCEYVQHLAIFDYLRVSTSLTGRMVEYVDHLHEHFVDPVSTREGRYLVPERPGYSAEMKPESVADYSFPDGPIWSARLADGVDA from the coding sequence GTGACCACCATTCTCGCGGTCGAGGTGCACGACGTGCGGTTCCCGACGTCGGACTCGGCGGACGGTTCCGACGCGATCAACCGGGGTGACTACTCGGCGACCTACGTCGAGCTGCGCACGGACGGCCCGCACGTCGGCGCCGGCTTCACGTTCACCAACGGCCGGGGCAACGAGATCACGGTCGCGGCCGTGAAGGCGCTCTCCCGGCACGTCGACGGCAAGACGCTGGAGGAGATCGTCGCGGCGCCGGTGGCGTTCTGGCGGTCGCTGTCCGCGGACGCGCAGCTGCGCTGGCTCGGCCCGGAGAAGGGCGTCATCCACATGGCGACCGGCGCGCTGGTCAACGCGGTGTGGGACCTGCGGGCCAAGGTCGAGGGCAAGCCGCTGTGGCGCCTGCTGGCCGAGATGCCGACCGCGGAGTTGGTCGCGTCGATCGACTTCCACCACATCACGGACGCGATCACGCCGGACGAGGCGGCCGCGATCCTGGACAAGGGCCGGACCGGGCTGGACGAGCGACTGGCCGAGATCGCCCGGGACGGCTTCCCGTCGTACACCACGTCGGTCGGCTGGCTCGGTTACCCGGACGAGAAGGTGCGGGCGCTGAGCCGGGCCGCGTTCGCCGAGGGCTGGCGCGCCGTGAAGATGAAGGTCGGCGGCCCGATCGAGGACGACGTGCGCCGGGCCCGGATCATCCGCGAGGAGGTCGGGCCGGACACGCGGCTGATGATGGACGCGAACCAGGTCTGGGACGTCGACGAGGCGATCGAGAACATGGCGCGGCTGGCCGAGTTCGACCCGTACTGGATCGAGGAGCCGACGCACGCGGACGACGTGCTCGGGCACGCCCGGATCCAGCGCGCGGTGGCGCCGATCAGAGTGGCCACCGGCGAGGTCGCGGCGAACCGGGTCATCTTCAAGCAGCTGCTGCAGGCCGAGGCGATCGGCGTGATGCAGATCGACGCGTGCCGGGTCGGCGGCGTCAACGAGGTGCTCGCCGAGATCGTGATGGCCGCCAAGTTCGGTGTCCCGATCTGCCCGCACGCGGGCGGCGTCGGCCTCTGCGAGTACGTGCAGCACCTGGCGATCTTCGACTACCTGCGGGTCAGCACGTCGCTCACCGGCCGGATGGTGGAGTACGTCGACCACCTGCACGAGCACTTCGTCGACCCGGTCAGCACCCGCGAAGGGCGATACCTGGTGCCGGAGCGGCCCGGGTACAGCGCGGAGATGAAGCCGGAGTCGGTCGCGGACTACAGCTTCCCGGACGGGCCGATCTGGAGCGCCCGGCTCGCGGACGGGGTGGACGCATGA
- a CDS encoding pectate lyase family protein, whose translation MTRTRTAAAVCGSLLVATVLVAIGTGSAAAATLFTDDFGDGNAAGWTSSGGSWGVASGAYRQTGTSSDARSLTGTASWTDYTVQATVRPTAFNGGNRFVALLARAQNATNYYYLALRSNGTVELKRLVGGSSATLASAPLPVAAGSSYAVRLEVAGSTLRGYVDGALLASATDTRFTSGRVGVATFNASAEFDDVTVSTGAGPAPTSASPTTPGPTTPPPTSPPPAPGGLVGWATQNGGTTGGAGGPTVTVTDGQALADALEQDGPLTIRVQGALSMPDKMNDVESDKTVLGAPGATLDNGLNISDAHNVIIRNLTFRGWDDDAINVQRSTNVWIDHNLLDGGYDGAVDVKRGSDFVTVSWNRVRNHTKSMLLGHDDGNASEDTGHLRVTYHHNWFDGSKERHPRVRFGDPVHVYNNYYFGADYGVASTMGAGVLVESNYFENVTRPTAVGYADSGPGDLVQRDNVFVNSGTPESAGTVNAIPYAYTPDAAASVKSVVTAGAGATLTL comes from the coding sequence GTGACCCGTACCCGTACCGCCGCCGCTGTCTGTGGGTCCTTGCTCGTCGCCACCGTGCTGGTGGCGATCGGCACCGGCAGCGCCGCCGCGGCCACGCTCTTCACCGACGACTTCGGCGACGGGAACGCCGCCGGCTGGACCTCCTCCGGCGGCAGCTGGGGCGTCGCGTCCGGCGCCTACCGGCAGACCGGCACCAGCAGTGACGCCCGATCGCTGACCGGCACCGCGAGCTGGACCGACTACACGGTCCAGGCCACGGTCCGGCCCACCGCGTTCAACGGCGGCAACCGGTTCGTGGCGCTGCTCGCCCGCGCGCAGAACGCGACGAACTACTACTACCTGGCACTGCGCAGCAACGGCACGGTCGAGCTGAAACGGCTGGTCGGCGGCTCGTCGGCCACGCTGGCGTCGGCGCCGCTGCCGGTCGCCGCCGGCTCGTCCTACGCGGTCCGGCTGGAGGTGGCCGGCTCCACGCTGCGCGGCTACGTCGACGGGGCGCTGCTCGCGTCCGCGACCGACACCCGGTTCACGTCCGGGCGGGTCGGCGTGGCCACGTTCAACGCGTCCGCGGAGTTCGACGACGTGACCGTCTCCACCGGGGCCGGCCCCGCACCCACCTCGGCGTCGCCGACCACCCCCGGGCCGACCACGCCGCCACCCACGTCACCGCCGCCGGCGCCCGGCGGGCTGGTCGGCTGGGCCACCCAGAACGGCGGCACCACCGGTGGGGCGGGTGGCCCCACCGTGACCGTGACCGACGGGCAGGCGCTGGCCGACGCGCTGGAGCAGGACGGGCCGCTGACCATCCGGGTGCAGGGCGCACTGTCCATGCCGGACAAGATGAACGACGTCGAGTCGGACAAGACCGTGCTCGGCGCGCCCGGCGCCACGCTGGACAACGGCCTCAACATCAGCGACGCGCACAACGTCATCATCCGCAACCTGACGTTCCGCGGCTGGGACGACGACGCGATCAACGTGCAGCGGTCGACGAACGTGTGGATCGACCACAACCTGCTGGACGGCGGGTACGACGGCGCCGTCGACGTCAAGCGCGGGTCCGACTTCGTCACCGTCTCCTGGAACCGGGTGCGCAACCACACCAAGTCGATGCTGCTCGGGCACGACGACGGCAACGCGTCCGAGGACACCGGGCACCTGCGCGTGACCTACCACCACAACTGGTTCGACGGGTCCAAGGAGCGGCACCCGCGGGTGCGCTTCGGCGACCCGGTGCACGTGTACAACAACTACTACTTCGGCGCCGACTACGGCGTGGCGTCCACGATGGGCGCGGGCGTGCTGGTCGAGAGCAACTACTTCGAGAACGTCACCCGGCCGACCGCGGTCGGGTACGCCGATTCCGGGCCGGGCGACCTGGTCCAGCGCGACAACGTGTTCGTCAACTCCGGCACCCCGGAGAGCGCGGGCACGGTGAACGCCATCCCGTACGCCTACACGCCGGACGCCGCCGCCTCGGTGAAGTCCGTCGTCACGGCCGGCGCCGGGGCCACGCTGACCCTCTGA
- a CDS encoding Gfo/Idh/MocA family protein: MRRVALIGASGHGLSHRRNLARLAAAGRVEVAAFADPRPPAPAEDAPIDPATRIFTDHAEMLREVRPDVVVICTPPHTHLAIATDALRAGADVLLEKPPVMSLAEHRALAAVAARTGRALQIGFQALGSAALARLRAAIADGRLGEVTGIAAVASWQRPDAYYARTPWAGRRTVNGRPSLDGAIANPLAHALMQALALAPDPRPVALELERYRTRPIEVDDTASLRVSFAAGPPVLMAVTLCGEDFIRGEIVVHGTHGRAVLEYPTDRLLLPGDDAPQHVPGRRDLLENLLDDPAQLIAPLDRTAPFTAVLEAVQAAPPPHAIDAALVDSVGTPPDRVHVIRGVNAALRAAADRPALLSELGVGWAREPWRTPIDGLPARDLQTGGKTAR; the protein is encoded by the coding sequence ATGAGACGCGTGGCGCTGATCGGGGCGAGCGGGCACGGGCTCTCGCATCGCCGGAACCTCGCTCGGCTGGCCGCGGCCGGCCGGGTCGAGGTGGCCGCGTTCGCGGACCCGCGCCCGCCCGCACCGGCGGAGGACGCGCCGATCGACCCGGCCACCCGGATCTTCACGGACCACGCGGAGATGCTGCGCGAGGTGCGGCCGGACGTGGTGGTGATCTGCACGCCGCCGCACACGCACCTGGCGATCGCCACCGACGCGCTGCGCGCCGGCGCGGACGTGCTGCTGGAGAAGCCGCCGGTGATGTCCCTGGCCGAGCATCGCGCGCTGGCCGCGGTGGCCGCGCGCACCGGCCGGGCCCTGCAGATCGGCTTCCAGGCGCTCGGTTCGGCAGCGCTGGCCCGGCTGCGCGCCGCGATCGCGGACGGGCGGCTCGGCGAGGTCACCGGCATCGCCGCGGTCGCGTCCTGGCAGCGGCCGGACGCGTACTACGCGCGGACGCCGTGGGCCGGGCGCCGCACGGTGAACGGCCGCCCGTCACTGGACGGCGCGATCGCGAACCCGCTGGCCCACGCGCTGATGCAGGCGCTGGCCCTGGCGCCCGACCCGCGGCCGGTCGCGCTGGAGCTGGAGCGGTACCGGACCCGGCCGATCGAGGTGGACGACACCGCGAGCCTGCGGGTGTCGTTCGCGGCCGGCCCGCCGGTGCTGATGGCGGTGACGCTCTGCGGTGAGGACTTCATCCGGGGCGAGATCGTCGTGCACGGTACGCACGGCCGGGCCGTGCTGGAATATCCGACCGACCGGCTGCTGCTGCCCGGCGACGACGCGCCGCAGCACGTGCCCGGCCGTCGTGACCTGCTGGAGAACCTGCTGGACGACCCGGCGCAGCTGATCGCGCCGCTGGACCGGACCGCGCCGTTCACGGCCGTGCTGGAGGCGGTGCAGGCGGCGCCGCCACCGCACGCGATCGACGCGGCGCTGGTCGACTCCGTGGGCACGCCGCCGGACCGGGTGCACGTGATCCGGGGCGTGAACGCGGCGCTGCGTGCCGCGGCGGACCGGCCCGCACTGCTCTCCGAGCTGGGCGTCGGCTGGGCACGGGAGCCGTGGCGCACCCCGATCGACGGACTGCCGGCACGAGACCTGCAAACGGGAGGCAAAACCGCCCGGTAA
- a CDS encoding pectate lyase family protein yields the protein MTKPTIAAAIAGLLLVTLPSSAQAAPPDLGRQTLPANDGWAAAGPGTTGGSAADDAHVFTVRTRAELVAAIGGRADASPKIIYVEGRIDGFEAADGTLLDCADLADPAYSLDAYLAAYDPATWGYVAPTGELEAARARSVTRQTAQTQINLSPNTTIVGRPGATLTGLTLMVDGASNTIIRNLAIEDARDCFPAWSPTDGELGNWNSNYDLISVRRSQNVWVDHVTFSDGDNPDTDQPIHFGRPYQVHDGALDITHTATYVTASWNVFTNHDKTMLIGSSNTVGPDVGRLKVTIHHNLFDGSIQRLPRVRFGQVDIYNNYYRSSGETFDYAWGVGVQSAIYAENNYFRLYDDLRPDAIIRDWGGTAITERGTVVRTGNRAEAAISALDAYNATHDPDLSGDAGWTPVLRAGPVHATTDVPSVVGSFAGAGRI from the coding sequence ATGACGAAACCCACCATCGCGGCGGCGATCGCCGGATTGCTGTTGGTCACGCTGCCCTCGTCGGCGCAGGCGGCCCCGCCGGACCTGGGACGGCAGACGCTTCCGGCGAACGACGGCTGGGCCGCCGCCGGACCCGGCACCACCGGCGGCAGCGCGGCCGACGACGCGCACGTGTTCACGGTGCGCACCCGGGCCGAGCTGGTCGCCGCGATCGGCGGCCGGGCCGACGCGAGCCCGAAAATCATCTACGTCGAGGGGCGCATCGACGGCTTCGAGGCCGCGGACGGGACGCTGCTCGACTGCGCCGACCTGGCCGACCCGGCGTACTCGCTGGACGCCTACCTGGCCGCCTACGACCCGGCCACCTGGGGATACGTCGCACCCACCGGCGAGCTGGAGGCGGCCCGCGCCCGGTCGGTGACCCGGCAGACCGCGCAGACCCAGATCAACCTCAGCCCGAACACCACGATCGTCGGCCGGCCCGGCGCCACGCTGACCGGTCTGACGCTGATGGTCGACGGCGCCAGCAACACGATCATCCGCAACCTCGCGATCGAGGACGCGCGGGACTGCTTCCCGGCCTGGTCGCCGACCGACGGCGAGCTCGGCAACTGGAACTCGAACTACGACCTGATCTCCGTGCGGCGCAGCCAGAACGTGTGGGTCGACCACGTCACGTTCTCCGACGGCGACAACCCCGACACGGACCAGCCGATCCACTTCGGACGGCCGTACCAGGTGCACGACGGGGCGCTGGACATCACGCACACCGCGACCTACGTGACCGCGTCGTGGAACGTGTTCACCAACCACGACAAGACCATGCTGATCGGCTCGTCGAACACGGTAGGCCCGGACGTCGGCCGGCTCAAGGTGACCATCCACCACAACCTCTTCGACGGCAGCATCCAGCGTCTGCCGCGCGTGCGGTTCGGTCAGGTGGACATCTACAACAACTACTACCGCAGCTCCGGCGAGACGTTCGACTACGCGTGGGGCGTCGGCGTGCAATCCGCGATCTACGCGGAGAACAACTACTTCCGGCTCTACGACGACCTGCGGCCGGACGCGATCATCCGCGACTGGGGCGGCACCGCGATCACCGAGCGCGGCACCGTCGTCCGCACCGGCAACCGCGCCGAGGCCGCCATCAGCGCGCTCGACGCCTACAACGCCACCCACGACCCCGATCTGAGCGGTGACGCCGGCTGGACCCCCGTACTGCGGGCCGGACCGGTGCACGCCACCACGGATGTCCCGAGCGTCGTCGGCTCGTTCGCCGGCGCCGGGCGGATCTAG
- a CDS encoding mannitol dehydrogenase family protein yields the protein MTSVVSVKRLGLGAIASLPIESRPLVRPDEIGSGIVHLGLGAFHRAHQAVFTEEAISAGGGDWGIVGVAPRSTGVFDRMRAQDNLFSVTTLGAHTSRTRVIGSLSEVRHAASDPAAIVALLADPRIRVVTLTVTEKAYQLDPVTGELLADEAVAADLTTDRPPQTVPGLLIRGLLARAAADAGPLALLSCDNLPSNGRRTHGLVGAGLAFGGFTGAPADWIHHNVTFPNSMVDRIVPAATPETLATAARVLGVEDQAAIAAEPYTQWVIEDRFPGGRPSWEQAGAIMTDDAGQWERLKLRTLNGVHSALAYLGALAGKETIAEALALPGMEGTLRKLIAEDIAESFRPPEGVSIVGYGDDVLARFANPVILYRTHQVAMDGTQKLPQRLLHTILDRRAAHGDARWATLAVAAWMRFVQGTADDGTALPLNDPLADRIRTALADTSSEPAAVVDALLHIDSVFPAALAGDDEVRASITSWLTDLTRHGAAATVEAAGR from the coding sequence ATGACCAGCGTGGTGAGCGTCAAGCGGCTCGGTCTGGGCGCGATCGCCTCGCTGCCGATCGAGAGCCGGCCGTTGGTCCGTCCGGACGAGATCGGCAGCGGCATCGTCCACCTCGGGCTCGGCGCGTTCCACCGGGCGCACCAGGCGGTCTTCACCGAGGAGGCGATCTCCGCCGGCGGTGGCGACTGGGGCATCGTCGGCGTGGCACCGCGCAGCACCGGCGTGTTCGACCGGATGCGGGCGCAGGACAACCTGTTCAGCGTGACCACGCTCGGCGCGCACACGTCCCGGACCCGCGTGATCGGGTCGTTGTCCGAGGTACGGCACGCGGCCAGCGACCCGGCCGCGATCGTGGCGCTGCTGGCCGACCCACGGATCCGGGTGGTGACGCTGACCGTCACGGAGAAGGCGTACCAGCTGGATCCGGTGACCGGCGAGCTGCTCGCGGACGAGGCGGTCGCCGCGGACCTGACCACGGACCGGCCACCGCAGACCGTGCCCGGCCTGCTGATCCGCGGGCTGCTGGCGCGCGCGGCCGCGGACGCCGGCCCACTCGCGCTGCTGAGCTGTGACAACCTGCCGTCGAACGGGCGCCGCACGCACGGGTTGGTCGGCGCCGGACTGGCGTTCGGCGGCTTCACCGGTGCGCCGGCCGACTGGATCCACCACAACGTGACGTTCCCGAACTCGATGGTGGACCGGATCGTGCCGGCCGCCACGCCGGAGACGTTGGCCACCGCGGCGCGCGTGCTCGGGGTGGAGGACCAGGCGGCGATCGCGGCCGAGCCGTACACCCAGTGGGTCATCGAGGACCGGTTCCCGGGCGGCCGGCCGTCCTGGGAGCAGGCCGGCGCGATCATGACGGACGACGCCGGGCAGTGGGAGCGGCTGAAGCTGCGCACGCTCAACGGCGTCCACTCCGCGCTCGCCTACCTCGGCGCGCTGGCCGGAAAGGAGACCATCGCGGAGGCGCTGGCGCTGCCGGGCATGGAGGGCACGCTGCGGAAACTCATCGCGGAGGACATCGCGGAGAGCTTCCGGCCGCCGGAGGGCGTCTCGATCGTCGGGTACGGCGACGACGTGCTGGCTCGCTTCGCCAACCCGGTGATCCTCTACCGGACGCACCAGGTGGCGATGGACGGTACGCAGAAGCTGCCGCAACGGCTCCTGCACACGATCCTGGACCGGCGGGCCGCGCACGGTGACGCGCGGTGGGCGACGCTGGCGGTGGCCGCGTGGATGCGGTTCGTGCAGGGCACGGCGGACGACGGGACCGCGCTGCCGCTGAACGACCCGCTGGCCGACCGGATCCGGACCGCGCTCGCGGACACGTCGTCGGAGCCGGCCGCGGTGGTGGACGCGCTGCTGCACATCGACTCGGTGTTCCCGGCCGCGCTGGCCGGGGACGACGAGGTGCGCGCGTCCATCACGTCCTGGCTCACCGACCTGACCCGGCACGGCGCGGCTGCCACGGTCGAGGCGGCCGGGAGGTGA